One Capsicum annuum cultivar UCD-10X-F1 chromosome 2, UCD10Xv1.1, whole genome shotgun sequence genomic window carries:
- the LOC107858499 gene encoding zinc transporter 1, protein MSPFLSFFFGYSFPLRLSHLYRTLFIIYNTNLITLFKSPTKTSSLPHCTMNKVVAFSLLFLFLLPILVSCECTCDEDSEDRNKTEALKYKLVAVASILIAGGIGVSIPILGKIIPAFHPENNVFFLIKAFAAGVILATGFVHILPDAFESLSSPCLPENPWGDFPFAGLIAMLSAIGTMMVDLLATSFYRKSYMTQQKPVNSDEEKEGGHVHVHTHSTHGHAHGSVMLSPAGSEALDLSRRQVISQVLELGILVHSVIIGVSLGASESPKTIKPLVAALTFHQLFEGMGLGGCISEARFKVKKTAIMAICFSLTTPVGIAIGFGISTVYHASPTALIVEGIFNSAAAGILIYMALVDLLAADFMSTRMQDSPKLLIGANVFVLLGAGCMSLLAKWA, encoded by the exons ATGTCGCCATTCTTATCATTTTTCTTCGGTTACTCTTTTCCCCTTCGTTTGTCCCACCTTTACCGCactttattcattatatataaTACAAACCTTATAACTCTTTTCAAAAGCCCCACAAAAACTTCTTCTCTACCTCATTGTACCATGAATAAAGTGGTtgctttttctcttctttttctgtTCCTCCTCCCAATCTTAGTTTCTTGCGAATGTACTTGCGATGAAGATTCGGAGGATCGGAACAAAACCGAAGCATTGAAGTACAAATTGGTGGCAGTTGCTTCGATTCTGATAGCTGGCGGCATAGGCGTTTCCATACCAATTCTTGGTAAGATAATCCCGGCTTTTCATCCCGAAAACAATGTGTTTTTCCTCATCAAGGCTTTTGCAGCGGGGGTGATTCTGGCCACGGGCTTCGTCCATATACTACCGGACGCATTCGAGAGCTTGTCTAGCCCTTGCCTTCCTGAGAATCCGTGGGGTGATTTCCCCTTTGCTGGACTTATAGCCATGCTTTCCGCCATCGGAACGATGATGGTGGATTTATTGGCAACGAGCTTTTACAGGAAATCGTATATGACGCAGCAGAAGCCTGTGAatagtgatgaagaaaaagaGGGTGGGCATGTTCATGTTCATACGCATTCAACTCATGGACATGCGCATGGCTCCGTAATGCTGTCACCGGCGGGTTCCGAGGCATTGGATTTATCTCGTCGGCAAGTTATCTCACAG GTATTGGAGTTGGGAATTTTGGTGCACTCGGTAATAATTGGTGTATCTTTGGGTGCCTCGGAATCTCCCAAGACAATTAAGCCCCTTGTAGCTGCATTAACTTTCCATCAGCTATTTGAAGGCATGGGTTTAGGTGGCTGCATCTCTGAG GCAAGATTCAAGGTGAAAAAAACAGCAATAATGGCAATTTGCTTCTCCCTCACAACACCAGTTGGAATTGCAATCGGGTTTGGAATATCAACTGTGTATCACGCCAGTCCAACTGCACTCATAGTTGAAGGCATTTTTAACTCTGCCGCTGCTGGAATTTTGATTTACATGGCTTTAGTGGATCTCCTTGCAGCAGATTTTATGAGCACTAGAATGCAAGATAGTCCAAAGCTTTTGATTGGAGCTAACGTTTTTGTTCTTCTTGGGGCTGGTTGTATGTCACTTTTGGCCAAGTGGgcctaa